In one window of Bdellovibrio bacteriovorus W DNA:
- a CDS encoding orotate phosphoribosyltransferase — MKSLIVVLATLGFAMSAHAAGDVLKGNGVYGTAGCGLGSMVFGNEQGPVQVLAATLNGTGVQTFGITSGTSNCGKGLFAKAEINSFIESNSVALENDIARGQGETLSTLNDMLGCGAEFNSTLQQNFKNIYAPEVNASEAIVSLAQSCQG, encoded by the coding sequence ATGAAATCACTCATCGTAGTTCTTGCAACTCTGGGTTTTGCAATGTCAGCTCACGCAGCTGGTGACGTACTTAAAGGCAATGGCGTTTATGGAACTGCTGGTTGCGGTTTAGGTTCAATGGTTTTTGGTAACGAACAAGGTCCAGTTCAGGTTCTTGCTGCTACCTTAAACGGTACTGGTGTTCAAACTTTCGGTATCACATCAGGTACTTCAAACTGCGGTAAAGGTCTTTTTGCAAAAGCAGAAATCAACTCTTTCATCGAGTCTAACTCTGTAGCTCTTGAAAACGACATCGCTCGTGGCCAAGGCGAAACTTTGAGCACTCTTAACGACATGTTAGGTTGTGGCGCTGAGTTCAACAGCACTCTTCAACAAAACTTCAAAAACATTTATGCTCCAGAAGTAAACGCTTCTGAGGCGATCGTATCTTTGGCTCAATCTTGCCAAGGTTAA
- a CDS encoding uracil-DNA glycosylase (COG1573 Uracil-DNA glycosylase) — MKELRLLKKIQQQIESCRRCPHVCGTPVHGPAVISKIFLLGQAPGIHEATYGRPFAYTAGKTLFKWILDHTGVEEEHFRENVYMAAVLRCFPGKVSQKGDRVPTLDEIKNCQSFIQGELNTLQPELILAVGKIAIQEVLGAQYTKKTKLVDVVGQLIQTEYLGHKVDVLCLPHPSGISTWPHSPEGKAKLKKAFQLLRKHPAWSTLS; from the coding sequence ATGAAAGAGCTGCGTCTTTTAAAGAAAATTCAGCAACAAATAGAATCTTGCCGTAGATGCCCCCACGTTTGCGGCACTCCTGTTCATGGCCCAGCGGTTATTTCAAAAATCTTCCTCTTAGGCCAAGCCCCTGGTATTCACGAGGCAACTTACGGCCGTCCCTTCGCCTACACCGCTGGTAAGACCTTGTTTAAATGGATTCTTGATCACACCGGTGTTGAAGAAGAGCACTTCCGAGAAAATGTTTATATGGCTGCGGTTTTAAGATGCTTTCCTGGGAAGGTTTCCCAAAAGGGAGATCGTGTTCCCACATTGGATGAAATTAAAAATTGTCAGAGCTTTATTCAAGGAGAGTTAAATACTCTTCAACCAGAATTGATCCTAGCTGTGGGAAAAATTGCTATCCAAGAAGTTCTTGGGGCCCAATACACTAAAAAAACAAAACTCGTCGATGTTGTCGGTCAACTGATTCAGACAGAATACCTGGGTCACAAAGTAGATGTTCTTTGCTTGCCTCACCCCAGTGGAATTTCCACTTGGCCCCACTCTCCAGAGGGAAAAGCAAAACTCAAGAAAGCTTTTCAGCTATTGAGAAAGCACCCTGCTTGGTCGACCCTGTCATAA